The Thermodesulfobacteriota bacterium genome contains a region encoding:
- the sppA gene encoding signal peptide peptidase SppA encodes MRGLIITFVVLVIIFFAFLIGFGAGIAIFGDGGFVAGDKVAVMTIDDIILDSQTYLESLSKIEADDSIKALVLRINSPGGAVGPSQEIYSEAKALREKIPVIASLGSVAASGGYYIACGAQKIISNPGTITGSIGVIAQFVSYEQLLNWAKVDVEVIKSGKFKDAGSPFREMTEAEKKYMQKIIDNVHSQFKHAVSESRNLSDKKIDEISDGRIFTGQQALELNLVDELGTISDAIRLAGTMGGIKEKPNVIYFPKKKRSIIDFIFSKIDGHGLSTLPLKGRFGLFYLVDIIN; translated from the coding sequence TTGCGTGGTCTAATCATCACATTCGTAGTCTTGGTAATTATCTTTTTTGCCTTCTTAATCGGTTTCGGAGCTGGGATCGCAATATTTGGAGACGGTGGCTTCGTTGCTGGCGATAAGGTAGCAGTGATGACGATTGATGACATCATTCTTGATTCCCAAACATATCTTGAAAGCCTTTCTAAAATTGAAGCGGACGATTCAATTAAGGCCCTCGTTTTGAGAATAAATTCCCCGGGAGGTGCCGTAGGACCATCTCAGGAGATTTACAGCGAGGCTAAAGCACTTAGAGAAAAGATCCCTGTGATCGCAAGCCTTGGATCAGTTGCGGCTTCGGGCGGGTATTACATTGCTTGCGGAGCGCAGAAAATCATTTCGAATCCTGGAACCATAACCGGGAGCATAGGAGTTATTGCACAATTTGTAAGTTATGAACAGCTATTAAACTGGGCTAAAGTAGATGTTGAAGTAATAAAGAGTGGGAAATTCAAAGATGCTGGTTCCCCTTTTAGAGAAATGACGGAGGCTGAAAAGAAATATATGCAGAAAATTATTGATAATGTGCATTCTCAGTTTAAACACGCTGTATCTGAATCACGGAATCTAAGTGATAAAAAAATCGACGAAATTTCAGATGGTAGAATTTTCACTGGACAGCAGGCGCTAGAACTGAACCTTGTTGATGAATTGGGAACCATCAGCGATGCAATTAGACTTGCAGGAACTATGGGTGGTATTAAAGAGAAACCAAATGTCATTTATTTTCCGAAAAAAAAGAGATCCATAATAGATTTTATTTTTTCAAAGATCGATGGTCATGGACTTTCTACTTTACCCTTAAAAGGGCGCTTTGGTCTGTTTTACCTTGTAGATATAATTAATTAA